In one Gracilinanus agilis isolate LMUSP501 chromosome 6, AgileGrace, whole genome shotgun sequence genomic region, the following are encoded:
- the LOC123251371 gene encoding RNA-binding protein 4B, which yields MVKLFIGNLPREATEQEIRALFEQYGKVLECDIIKNYGFVHIEDKTAAEDAIRNLHHYKLHGVNINVEASKNKSKASTKLHVGNISSACTNLELRAKFEEYGPVIECDIVKDYAFVHMERAEDAVEAIRGLDNTEFQGKRMHVQLSTSRLRTAPGMGDQSGCYRCGKEGHWSKECPVDRTGRMADLAEQYTEQYGAVRAPYAMGYGESVYYNNPYGALDYYKRYRVRSYEAVAAAAAASAYNYAEQTLSQLPQVQNPAMTSHLTTTSLNPYDRHLLPASGAAAATAAVAAAAAAATAATSSYYGRDRSPLRRAAAAVPTIGEGYSYGPESELSQASAVTATRNSLYDVARYERDQYADRARYSAF from the exons ATGGTGAAGCTGTTCATCGGCAACCTGCCCCGCGAGGCGACGGAGCAGGAGATCCGCGCGCTGTTCGAGCAGTACGGCAAGGTGCTCGAGTGCGACATCATCAAGAACTACGGCTTCGTGCACATCGAGGACAAGACGGCGGCCGAGGACGCCATCCGCAACCTGCACCACTACAAGCTGCACGGCGTCAACATCAACGTGGAGGCCAGCAAGAACAAGAGCAAGGCCTCCACCAAGCTGCACGTGGGCAACATCAGCTCGGCGTGCACCAACCTGGAGCTGCGCGCCAAGTTCGAGGAGTACGGGCCCGTCATCGAGTGCGACATCGTCAAGGACTACGCCTTCGTGCACATGGAGCGCGCTGAGGACGCCGTCGAGGCCATCCGCGGCCTGGACAACACCGAGTTCCAAG GCAAACGAATGCACGTCCAGTTGTCCACCAGCCGGCTTCGGACCGCGCCCGGGATGGGAGACCAGAGCGGCTGCTATCGGTGCGGGAAAGAGGGCCACTGGTCCAAAGAGTGTCCAGTGGATCGGACGGGCCGCATGGCAGACTTGGCCGAGCAGTACACTGAGCAGTACGGAGCCGTCCGTGCGCCCTACGCCATGGGCTACGGGGAGTCCGTGTATTACAACAATCCGTACGGAGCGCTTGACTATTATAAGCGCTACCGGGTGAGGTCTTATGAGGCAGtggcggcagcggcagcagctTCCGCGTACAACTACGCAGAGCAGACCCTGTCCCAGCTCCCACAAGTCCAGAATCCGGCCATGACCAGCCACCTCACCACCACCTCTCTCAACCCTTATGACAGACACCTGCTGCCAGCCTCGGGAGctgccgccgccaccgccgctgtggccgccgccgctgctgccgccACTGCAGCGACATCCTCCTATTATGGACGGGACCGGAGCCCCCTACGTCGAGCCGCAGCTGCAGTCCCTACCATTGGAGAGGGCTACAGTTACGGACCCGAGAGTGAGCTGTCCCAGGCCTCGGCAGTCACCGCCACGCGGAATTCTCTGTACGACGTGGCCCGGTACGAGCGGGACCAGTACGCGGACCGGGCGCGGTACTCAGCCTTTTAA